The Halalkalicoccus subterraneus genome contains the following window.
CGGTAGCATCTCACGAACGCACAACTGCAGTAATTTTCCCGCGCGGCGGTCGCTTACGCGAACAGTTGGCGCGCGTCGTCGACCGCCTCGACCAGTCTATCGATCTCCTCGCGGGTGTTGTAGAGATAAAAGGAGGCCCGCGCGGAGGCCGCTGTGCCCAGCACGTCATGCAGCGGCTGGGTACAGTGGTCGCCCGCCCGGATCGCGACCGCGTGGTCGTTCATGATCGAGGCCAGGTCGTGAGCGTGGACCCCGTCGAGGTTGAATCCGACTAGTCCGCCACGCTCCGTCGGATCAGATGGTCCGTAGACCTCGATGTCGTCGAACTCCGCGAGTCGCTCCAAGGCGTACTCGGTGAGCCACTCCTCGTGGGCGCGGATCCGATCCATGCCGATCCCTTCGAGGTACTCCACCGCCCGTTCGAGGGCGATCCCCTGGGCGATCAGAGGTGTACCCGCCTCGTACTTCCAGGGGAGATCGTTCCACGTCGAGTCCTCGAACTCCACCTTCCGGATCATCTCGCCGCCATAGAGGAACGGCTCCATCGCCTCCAGAATCTCTTCTTTCCCGTACAGACAGCCGATTCCGGTAGGGCCGGCCATCTTGTGGCCCGAGAAAGCATAGAAGTCGGCGTCGATCGTCTCGACGTCCACCGGGCGGTTCGGGACGGCCTGTGCGCCGTCGACGAAGATCAGCGCGTCCTGCTCGTGGGCGAGATCGGCGAGTTCGCTCACGGGGTTGATCGTCCCGAGCGCGTTCGAGACGTGCACCACGGAGACCATCCGTGTGTCCGGACCGATCAGCTCGCGGGCGTGGTCCATGTCGAGTTCGCCCTCCTCGGTGATCCCGATATAGCGGACCGTCGCACCCGTCTTCTTCGCGATCTGTTGCCATGTCACGAGCGATGCGTGGTGCTCCATCTCCGTGAGGACGACCTCGTCGTCCTCGTCCAGTTCATTGAGCCCCCACGCGTAGGCGACGAGGTTCTCGGCTTCGGTAGTGTTTTTCGTAAAGACCATCTCCTCACGCCCGCCCGAGGCACCGACGAACTCAGCGAGGGTGTCGTGGGCCTCCTCGTAGCGAACAGAGGCCTCCTGGCTGAGGTGATGGATTCCGCGGTGGACGTTTGCGTTCGTCTCTCGGTAGTACTTGCTGATCGCGTCGATCACCTGGTTCGGCGTCTGCGTGGTGGCGGCGTTGTCGAGGTACACCAGCCGGTTGCCGTCGAACTCGCGTTCGAGGATCGGGAAGTCCTCTCGGACGCGCTCGACGTCGAGCGGCGCGGATTCCTGAATGCCCATTGGATGTGATGAGGAGTTCGAGGGAGAACATTCCTTCGGTCCACACGGGGTAGCGTAACCGGATCCGGTTATACCGCGTCGGCACGACCGTCCGTGCGATGCGTTTCCATACCGTTACTACCTCGCCCGGAGTAGCGTCCGATATGGCTTCGTTCGCGAACCGGCCGCTCGGCTCTGCACCGACCGGGGACGCCCCGAACCCGCTCGACATCCCCTGGATCGATATCCACCAGCACACCCAGTCGTTGACGTGGAACGACAGGGAGAAATTCGATCTCAGCGGCGCCCGCGCGGCCGTGATGATCGCCGCGGGTTACTACTGGGCACCGTATCGGCCCGTCTCGGCTGACGACGTGCGCTTCCTCTGGGACGACGCCCTCCGGCGCGCGGCCTGTTTCGACCACCGACACTTCTACGACCAGTACGTCGCCGTCGGCGTCCACACGTGGGCTGGCGTCGAAGGAGCAGAGGAACTGCTCGCGGCCCTGCCCGGGTACTGCGAGGACGAACGGGTAATCGCCATCGGGGAGACGGGGATCGAGTCGACCCATCACACCGCCGCCTGGGGGCTCGACGACCAGCGCGACGTCGTGCGCGAACAGATGCATATCGCCCGCGAGACGGGGCTTCCGATCCTGGTTCACACGCCCGGATCGAGCAAGGGCGGTTTGCCCGCACAGTACAGCCACAGCTACGAGGAGGCGAACGAGAGCTTCACCGAGCCGCTATTGGACCCGGAACACGCGAAACACGAAGCCGTCGAGATCGACCTCGAACTCGCCGACGAGGTAGGACTCCCCGACGAACAGGTGGTGATCGACCACGCGAGCCCGGAGGTCGTCCCGCTCGTCCTCGAAACCACTGACTGCTATCTGAGCTTCAGCGTCAGCGCGCCGTGGCTGCGCGGGTTCGATCCTGCGGACGTCGCGAGGGCGATCGAGGAGTACGGTGCCGACAGGATCGTCCTCGACACCGACCTCATCGGCGCGATGGAACACGACGCCTTCGCGATGAAGCGCACGATCATGGACCTGTGTCGCCTCGGTGTCGACCGCGAGGCGATCGGGAAAGTCGTCTACGGGAACCCGAAAGCGATCCTCGGGATCGAGTGATCACATCCGCAAGAACTGCGCGTGAAGCGTGCCGTCGATGTCGAGGACGTTCGTCTCCTCGACGTGGCCCTGCTCGATCGCGAGCGAGACCGATCGCTCGCCGACGAGGTTCGCCACGCTTGCGCGCGCGAGGCTGTTCACGACCTCCGACTCGCCGGCCTCCTCGCCGCCGTAGAACTCCTCGGTGACGGTGATTGAGAACTTCCCGTTCTCGAAGGTCTCGCCGATAAGCCCCCGATCGCAGACCGAGACCAGCAACCCCTTCGGTGTCTCACGCTCGGTGAGGATCATTTCTCCACGAGCTGCTGTTCGGCGTCGGCGCGCAGCTCTTCGGCCTCGTCGGCGAGATCCTCGGCCTGTTCGTCCTCGCCGAGCTCCTCGTGGGCACGGGCTTTCTCCTCCAGGAGATCGGCGCTCCTGAGGCCCAGTCGCATCGCGTTGTCGAAGCAGTTGACCGCCTCCTCGGCGAGGCCGCGTTCGAGCAGGAAGAAGCCGCGGTTGTACCACGCCTGCGCGAAGCGGTTGTCGATTTCTACTGCTCGCTCGGCGTGTTCGAGCGCCTGCTCGGTTTTCCCGGTCTCCCAGAGCGCATAGGCCAGATTGGTCTCGGCGACCGCGGCGTGTTCCGAGCGCTCGGCGATCCGCAGGGCCTCCTGGTAGGCGCCGATCGCCTCGTCGTACTCCTCCATCTGGGCGTGGGCGACGCCCTTGTTCGTCCAGGCTTCCTGTTCGAGCAGCGAGTCCTCCTCGGCGAACCGAGCCGCGCGCTCGAAGGTCGTCGTCGCCTGCTCGTGGCGGTTGATCTCCATGTAGTTCAGCCCCACGTCGATCAGCGACTCGACGTCGATGGCCTCCTGATTGACGTTGTGCTCGTCGAGCAGGTCGGTGAGCACCCGTGAGTCGACGGGGTCGACCTTGTCGGTGTCGACCCGTAGCTCCGGCGGGTCGAGATCGAACTCCTCGTAGGTCTCGTTGAAGCCCTGCCCCTCGGAAAAGTGGTGGTCGTCCTCTGAATCGGTCATAGACGGGGTACGCGAGGGTGCGGGGTAAGGCTTACGTCGAACGCCCTCACTCGGGATTGGTGACCCTCGTTCGCCCTTTTGATGTCCATAAGAAAGGCCGTAAAGCGGTCTTTCTGGGTCCAGAAAATCACTTCGCGATTTTCGAGACCGGCCAGGTTCCGCCGAGTCGCGGTGTGCGATCGCGCATCGCTCTCGGGAACGCCAGCCCTTCCCCGTCCCGCTCGTGCGACCGCCGCCGTTGGCGGCCGCACTCGCGCCGGCCGTCGCACCGTGACAGTACCGCCCGCACCCACACCGATTAGCCGGTTCGTAACGAAGCTCCGCCATGCGCCTGTTCGTCAGCATCGACCTCCCCGACGAGTTTGCCGACCGAATCGCGTCCCTCCAGGAGGAGTTCGCCGACGCGGGGGGACTTCGATTCACCGACCCCGAACAGACCCATGTGACGCTGAAGTTCCTCGGCGAGACCGACGAGGACCGAATCGCGGAGCTCGAAACTGCTCTCGAAACCGCCGTCGCCGATACCGGAATCGAACCCTTCGAGGCCGAATACGGCGGGCTGGGTGTTTTTCCCTCGTCCGAGTACATCAGCGTCGTCTGGCTCGGAGTACGCGCGGGAAGCGAGGCAATGGCACGGCTCCACGAGTCGATCGAACGCGAAATGGTCGCCGTCGGGTTCGATCCCGAGGACCATGATTTTACGCCCCATGTGACCATCGCGCGGATGAATCACGCCGGCGGCAAGGCGCTGGTCCAGCGACTCGTCCGCGAGCGCGACCCGACCATCGGACGGACGAACGTCGAGGAAATATCGCTCACGGAGAGCGAACCCGCTTCCGACGGCCCCGCCCACTCGACCGTCTCCACCGTTTCGCTCGATTGATCCGTTCCTCGAAAATATACGTCATAAAACATCTCCGATTATGTGATACATTTATTATGTTAGGGAACAGTTATGTCTCATGGTCCGATGCAACCGCTGTGATGGCTACGTCTCGCGCGACTATGCCCGTGTGTTCGGCGACAACCACGATCAGGTTTCCGAGTGTCCGAACTGCCCCATAAGCTGGCAGGAAGAGGAGGCCGACCGGTCCGAGGAATCAGATCGCAAACTGACGTTCAGGATGAGCGAGTTCGAACTCGACGAATCAAGCGAGCCGGACGAATCGAGTGAGGAACGCGAGTCGGTCGATTCGGAAACCACGCGCGCCAATGGTCCGTTCGGCCGGGTCGGGCGGGCTGTCTCGGGGCTGTTCTGAAAAGGACAGGATTTTATGCGCCCGTGGGGTAGTAGCGGCCACTATGGGCAAGAAATCGAAGGCCAAGAAGAAGCGGCTGGCGAAGCTCGACCGCCAGAACACGCGCATCCCGTCGTGGGTGATGCTCAAGACCGACCGCGACGTGACGCGAAACCCCAAGCGGCGAAACTGGCGCCGTAGCGACACCGACGAATAATGAGCGCAAGCGACTTCGAGGAACGCGTGGTAACGGTCCCGCTGCGGGACGCGAAAGCCCAGGCCAGCCACGAGCGCGCGGGCAAGGCGATGACGATCGTCCGCGAGCACCTCGCGAAGCATTTCAAGGTCGAGGAAGACGCCGTGCGGCTCGACCCCTCGATCAACGAGGCCGTCTGGGAGCAGGGTCGGCGCAAGCCCCCGAGCAAACTCCGCGTGCGGGCGGCCCGCTTCACCGAGGACGGCGAGGCGCTCGTCGAGGCCGAACTCGCACGATAGTGCTTCGCACCGCCTTTTTCGGCTCGTCGTCGGTCGGCGTCTTCGCCAGTGCGACCGACGATGCACTCCTCGTGCGAAACGACGTCGAGGACGACCTGCGCGAGGAGCTAGAGGAGGAACTCGGCGTGTCGACGGTCGCAACGACCATCGGCGGGGCTTCTACCGTCGGCGCGCTCTGTGTCGGCAATTCGAAGGGATTGCTCGTAAGCAGCCGGATCACCGGGGTCGAGCGCGAGGCGATCGGCGAGGTCACTGAGTTGCCGATCACCGAGCTTCCCGGGAAGATCAACGCCGCGGGCAACGTCGTGCTCGCGAACGACAGCGGCGCGTACGTCCACCCCGACCTCTCTCGGGAGGCCGTCAAGGCGATAACAGAGGGACTCGACGTCCCGGTCGAGCGCGGCGAGATCGCCGGGCTTCGAACCGTCGGTACGGCCGCGGTGGCGACCGACGAGGGCGTGCTC
Protein-coding sequences here:
- a CDS encoding aminotransferase class V-fold PLP-dependent enzyme, which gives rise to MQESAPLDVERVREDFPILEREFDGNRLVYLDNAATTQTPNQVIDAISKYYRETNANVHRGIHHLSQEASVRYEEAHDTLAEFVGASGGREEMVFTKNTTEAENLVAYAWGLNELDEDDEVVLTEMEHHASLVTWQQIAKKTGATVRYIGITEEGELDMDHARELIGPDTRMVSVVHVSNALGTINPVSELADLAHEQDALIFVDGAQAVPNRPVDVETIDADFYAFSGHKMAGPTGIGCLYGKEEILEAMEPFLYGGEMIRKVEFEDSTWNDLPWKYEAGTPLIAQGIALERAVEYLEGIGMDRIRAHEEWLTEYALERLAEFDDIEVYGPSDPTERGGLVGFNLDGVHAHDLASIMNDHAVAIRAGDHCTQPLHDVLGTAASARASFYLYNTREEIDRLVEAVDDARQLFA
- a CDS encoding TatD family hydrolase; amino-acid sequence: MASFANRPLGSAPTGDAPNPLDIPWIDIHQHTQSLTWNDREKFDLSGARAAVMIAAGYYWAPYRPVSADDVRFLWDDALRRAACFDHRHFYDQYVAVGVHTWAGVEGAEELLAALPGYCEDERVIAIGETGIESTHHTAAWGLDDQRDVVREQMHIARETGLPILVHTPGSSKGGLPAQYSHSYEEANESFTEPLLDPEHAKHEAVEIDLELADEVGLPDEQVVIDHASPEVVPLVLETTDCYLSFSVSAPWLRGFDPADVARAIEEYGADRIVLDTDLIGAMEHDAFAMKRTIMDLCRLGVDREAIGKVVYGNPKAILGIE
- a CDS encoding DUF424 domain-containing protein, with the protein product MILTERETPKGLLVSVCDRGLIGETFENGKFSITVTEEFYGGEEAGESEVVNSLARASVANLVGERSVSLAIEQGHVEETNVLDIDGTLHAQFLRM
- a CDS encoding tetratricopeptide repeat protein, whose product is MTDSEDDHHFSEGQGFNETYEEFDLDPPELRVDTDKVDPVDSRVLTDLLDEHNVNQEAIDVESLIDVGLNYMEINRHEQATTTFERAARFAEEDSLLEQEAWTNKGVAHAQMEEYDEAIGAYQEALRIAERSEHAAVAETNLAYALWETGKTEQALEHAERAVEIDNRFAQAWYNRGFFLLERGLAEEAVNCFDNAMRLGLRSADLLEEKARAHEELGEDEQAEDLADEAEELRADAEQQLVEK
- the thpR gene encoding RNA 2',3'-cyclic phosphodiesterase; amino-acid sequence: MRLFVSIDLPDEFADRIASLQEEFADAGGLRFTDPEQTHVTLKFLGETDEDRIAELETALETAVADTGIEPFEAEYGGLGVFPSSEYISVVWLGVRAGSEAMARLHESIEREMVAVGFDPEDHDFTPHVTIARMNHAGGKALVQRLVRERDPTIGRTNVEEISLTESEPASDGPAHSTVSTVSLD
- a CDS encoding DUF7563 family protein; this encodes MVRCNRCDGYVSRDYARVFGDNHDQVSECPNCPISWQEEEADRSEESDRKLTFRMSEFELDESSEPDESSEERESVDSETTRANGPFGRVGRAVSGLF
- a CDS encoding 50S ribosomal protein L39e; its protein translation is MGKKSKAKKKRLAKLDRQNTRIPSWVMLKTDRDVTRNPKRRNWRRSDTDE
- a CDS encoding 50S ribosomal protein L31e, producing MSASDFEERVVTVPLRDAKAQASHERAGKAMTIVREHLAKHFKVEEDAVRLDPSINEAVWEQGRRKPPSKLRVRAARFTEDGEALVEAELAR
- a CDS encoding translation initiation factor IF-6 — encoded protein: MLRTAFFGSSSVGVFASATDDALLVRNDVEDDLREELEEELGVSTVATTIGGASTVGALCVGNSKGLLVSSRITGVEREAIGEVTELPITELPGKINAAGNVVLANDSGAYVHPDLSREAVKAITEGLDVPVERGEIAGLRTVGTAAVATDEGVLCHPKATDGELDFLEEHLGVYADIGTINYGAPLVGAGLVANEFGYVAGRDTTGPELGRIEDTLGYLD